A single window of Nicotiana sylvestris chromosome 5, ASM39365v2, whole genome shotgun sequence DNA harbors:
- the LOC104244019 gene encoding acid phosphatase 1-like: MRILRVVTFLVLFTLVTGHENLNSHMFPRPLIIEYPEPHHHQLKDEVQLQCTSWRFAVETNNLGPWKTIPEECGNYVRQYIEGGAYKMDIDRVSDEAGAYAKSRDLGADGKDVWVFDVDETLLSNLPYYSDHGHGLEVFDSVEFEKWVEKGMAPAIGSSLKLYQDVLSLGFKVFLLTGRGERHRGITVENLMNAGFRDWHKLILRGSDDHGKTATTFKSERRNEMVEEGFRILGNSGDQWSDLLGSSASNRSFKLPNPMYYIP, encoded by the exons ATGAGAATTTTGAGAGTTGTCACTTTCTTGGTGCTGTTTACTTTGGTCACTGGACATGAAAATCTCAATTCCCATATGTTTCCTAGGCCGTTGATTATCGAGTACCCTGAACCCCATCACCATCAGTTGAAGGATGAAGTTCAATTACAGTGTACTAGTTGGAGATTTGCTGTTGAAACTAACAATTTAGGTCCATGGAAGACGATCCCAGAGGAATGTGGTAATTACGTGAGGCAATACATTGAAGGCGGGGCGTATAAGATGGACATTGATAGGGTTTCAGATGAGGCTGGAGCTTATGCTAAAAGTCGTGATTTGGGAGCTGATGGAAAAGATGTGTGGGTTTTTGATGTGGATGAGACTTTGCTTTCTAATCTTCCCTATTATTCCGACCATGGTCACGG ATTGGAGGTTTTTGATAGTGTGGAATTCGAAAAATGGGTTGAGAAGGGAATGGCGCCAGCCATAGGTTCCAGTTTGAAGCTTTATCAAGATGTTCTGAGTCTAGGGTTCAAAGTTTTCTTGCTGACTGGACGTGGCGAAAGACACAGAGGTATTACTGTAGAGAATTTGATGAATGCTGGATTTCGAGATTGGCACAAGCTCATTCTGAG GGGCTCGGACGACCATGGTAAAACAGCAACAACCTTTAAATCTGAGAGGAGAAATGAGATGGTAGAAGAGGGGTTCCGAATATTGGGCAATTCTGGAGACCAATGGAGTGATCTGCTGGGTTCCTCAGCGTCTAACCGCTCATTTAAGCTTCCAAACCCCATGTATTACATTCCCTAA
- the LOC104244021 gene encoding uncharacterized protein, translating to MLPRWSKAISQFARVNSELGRHLCSFSCRDYSKVAAVAADPTEKIFNVNTEVNLNKMFWTKPHSLALAPDSPLRVEDPQYEGIKRFTLKLLRFYSKQSKSIRGANVIYCRVIHQVDRPAIYDVFNLEKTFKTTFSLLVIHMWLCLRRLKQEGKEGVELGQYLYEIYNHDVELRVSKAGVNLLLTKWMKDLEKIFYGNIVAYDAAMLPEAKQDELENVIWRNVFSDDGTSTPDHAALLPLQALSRYVRREFNCMSLTDKEAIFSGNFMFTPLGSSKAGTV from the exons ATGTTGCCGAGATGGAGCAAGGCTATTTCCCAGTTTGCTAGGGTTAACTCAGAATTGGGAAGACATTTGTGTTCTTTCTCCTGTCGAGATTATTCCAAAGTTGCGGCGGTTGCAGCTGATCCTACTGAGAAAATCTTCAATGTCAATACCGAG GTAAATTTGAACAAGATGTTCTGGACTAAGCCTCATTCACTGGCATTAGCACCTGATTCACCATTAAGAGTTGAAGATCCACAATACGAGGGCATCAAGCGCTTTACACTTAAGCTGTTGCGGTTTTATAGTAAGCAAAGCAAGTCCATTCGAGGGGCAAATGTTATTTATTGCCGTGTTATTCACCAAGTTGATAGACCTGCTATTTATGACG TATTTAACTTGGAGAAAACATTTAAGACCACATTCTCGTTACTTGTTATACATATGTGGCTTTGCTTACGACGCTTGAAACAGGAGGGTAAGGAAGGCGTTGAGTTGGGGCAGTATTTATATGAGATTTATAATCATGATGTGGAGCTGAGAGTTTCTAAAGCTGGG GTTAACTTATTGTTGACTAAATGGATGAAGGATTTAGAGAAGATATTTTATGGCAACATTGTTGCCTATGATGCTGCTATGCTTCCTGAAGCTAAGCAGGATGAGTTGgaaaatgtaatttggag GAATGTCTTCTCTGATGATGGTACATCTACACCAGATCATGCCGCCTTGCTTCCTCTCCAG GCTTTGTCGAGGTATGTTCGCAGGGAATTCAACTGTATGTCATTGACAG ATAAAGAAGCTATATTTTCGGGAAACTTCATGTTCACCCCGTTGGGAAGCTCAAAAGCTGGTACTGTGTAA